The following proteins come from a genomic window of Catalinimonas alkaloidigena:
- a CDS encoding WG repeat-containing protein, whose amino-acid sequence MVRSQRTVSLRLSITFSLLFLLSAPAWASQELLDFTDRYTKKVTDGRWGLVEKLSGAQLIPTRYEYLGWSDDRYLLDPRQKGPLRFHPPAGGVLAYKREGRWGLINVKGKALTKARFDEIRSLREGLFQVGIRSAAGMRYGLVDEKGREILPPQFASISPNYNMTRLVVSQGEARAFRFGVYDLKGELVLPLDYIAVRQSPDGTFAAQDPSGQWHLYTLEGTAWSNQSWQDVREFNRQHAVVKQQFRWGVIGPAGNFIVKPQYRSVEPKGGEGYLVEPYPQWQLVDSANHSLKTFVYESIYPVGPDRYAYQIGDRIGLTTADDQPLVAPTYDSIGTFRGGKALVRRDSLFGVINLQGKEVLPVAYAITVTDSGGFFRVRENRYWGLYDSLGHQILAPVYDSIGTFHEGRCLVKKRGHYGFANAQGKEIIAARFDSATNFLGERAQAYIGGRTGLIGPDGKWRVQPQYLALIPAGADRYIALTGGPHRLIDANGLFRYEADTLRPMSEGYVQMKKEGKWGLIAPDDRLVVPPKYDSIAPLSRNELFVVRLGEKWGLINRSGKVVLAPNTRYKNMQPLSEGMVGVHIDRGWGFVDQQGRLLIANRYDAVRPFSEGMAAAMINGRWAYIDQREKLRIQPYYEVADPFRNGIARVQRNGLWGFVNKSGKEVLPTRNTQMDRTENGNYIVQEGGWYGLVNGQGLQIVPSKYDLISELPQGKVLVRRNHFWGVFNAQGRSLIPTIYSEVHYNPFDNTFLTAEAKPTRLIRVE is encoded by the coding sequence ATGGTGCGCTCTCAACGAACTGTCTCTCTGCGACTTTCTATCACTTTTTCGCTTCTCTTCCTGCTGTCTGCACCGGCGTGGGCCAGCCAGGAACTTCTCGACTTTACCGACCGATACACCAAAAAAGTAACCGACGGACGTTGGGGACTGGTGGAAAAATTATCGGGAGCCCAGTTAATTCCCACACGCTACGAGTACCTGGGGTGGTCTGATGACCGCTATCTGCTCGACCCGCGTCAGAAAGGGCCGCTCCGTTTTCATCCTCCGGCCGGGGGTGTGCTGGCGTACAAGCGCGAGGGGCGCTGGGGACTGATCAACGTGAAGGGCAAAGCCCTGACAAAAGCACGTTTCGACGAAATCCGCTCGTTGCGCGAAGGCCTCTTTCAAGTAGGCATCCGGTCGGCGGCGGGCATGCGCTACGGCCTGGTGGACGAGAAAGGGCGGGAGATTCTTCCTCCGCAGTTTGCATCCATTTCACCGAACTACAACATGACGCGCCTGGTGGTAAGCCAGGGCGAAGCACGGGCGTTTCGGTTCGGGGTGTATGATCTGAAAGGCGAACTGGTGCTGCCCCTGGACTACATCGCCGTGCGGCAATCGCCCGACGGGACGTTCGCCGCACAAGATCCGAGCGGCCAGTGGCACTTGTACACCCTCGAAGGAACGGCCTGGTCGAACCAGAGTTGGCAGGATGTCCGCGAGTTTAACCGGCAGCACGCGGTGGTGAAACAACAGTTCCGCTGGGGCGTAATCGGCCCCGCCGGCAATTTCATTGTTAAGCCGCAGTACCGCTCGGTGGAACCTAAAGGCGGCGAGGGCTACCTTGTGGAACCTTACCCGCAGTGGCAACTGGTCGACAGCGCCAACCATTCGCTCAAAACGTTTGTCTACGAATCGATTTACCCCGTAGGCCCCGACCGTTACGCTTACCAGATCGGGGATCGCATCGGCCTGACCACCGCCGACGACCAGCCGCTCGTGGCACCCACTTACGACAGCATCGGTACGTTTCGGGGCGGGAAAGCCCTGGTCCGTCGCGACTCACTGTTCGGCGTCATCAACCTGCAGGGCAAGGAAGTCTTGCCGGTGGCCTACGCCATCACCGTAACAGACTCGGGCGGCTTTTTCCGCGTGCGCGAAAACCGTTACTGGGGGCTCTACGACTCGCTGGGGCACCAGATTCTGGCGCCGGTCTACGACAGCATCGGCACGTTTCACGAAGGGCGGTGCCTCGTCAAGAAGCGCGGACACTACGGATTTGCCAATGCACAGGGTAAAGAGATCATCGCTGCGCGTTTCGACAGCGCCACCAACTTCCTCGGCGAGCGGGCACAGGCCTACATCGGCGGACGAACGGGGCTGATCGGTCCGGACGGCAAGTGGCGCGTGCAACCGCAGTACCTGGCCCTGATTCCGGCCGGTGCCGATCGCTACATCGCCCTGACGGGTGGCCCCCACCGCCTGATCGACGCCAACGGCCTGTTCCGCTACGAGGCGGACACCCTACGCCCCATGAGCGAAGGCTACGTTCAAATGAAAAAGGAGGGAAAATGGGGTCTGATTGCCCCGGACGATCGGCTGGTCGTTCCTCCCAAATACGACTCGATTGCTCCGCTGAGCCGCAACGAATTGTTTGTGGTGCGCCTGGGCGAGAAGTGGGGCCTGATCAACCGCAGCGGCAAGGTAGTGCTGGCTCCTAACACCCGCTACAAGAACATGCAGCCCCTGAGCGAGGGCATGGTTGGCGTCCACATCGACCGCGGCTGGGGCTTTGTCGACCAACAAGGTCGCCTACTGATTGCCAACCGCTACGACGCCGTCCGGCCTTTCTCCGAAGGCATGGCCGCGGCCATGATCAACGGCCGGTGGGCCTACATCGACCAGCGCGAAAAACTGCGAATCCAACCCTATTACGAGGTGGCCGACCCGTTTCGGAACGGCATCGCCCGCGTGCAGCGCAACGGGCTGTGGGGCTTCGTAAACAAAAGCGGCAAAGAAGTGCTGCCGACCCGCAACACGCAAATGGACCGCACCGAAAACGGCAACTACATTGTGCAGGAGGGCGGCTGGTACGGGCTGGTCAACGGGCAGGGACTGCAGATCGTTCCTTCGAAATACGACCTGATTTCCGAGTTACCCCAGGGCAAAGTGCTGGTGCGGCGCAACCATTTCTGGGGCGTATTCAATGCGCAGGGACGCTCGCTGATTCCCACCATTTATTCAGAAGTACATTACAATCCTTTCGACAATACGTTTCTGACGGCGGAAGCCAAACCCACACGACTCATCCGGGTAGAATAA
- a CDS encoding DinB family protein, whose protein sequence is MEVAFMYQLVQSSRAALLRYCETLPPAALLQPLPSFNDSSMRDLMVHIANAYRHWLENFGLHQERPYFDPEACQTVEDLRALFMTSDQLVDEFMQTYEGRWSDVVINTIRGKRLEITPLTLFTHVITHEFHHKGQILSMSRQLGYTPVDTDVIR, encoded by the coding sequence ATGGAAGTCGCTTTTATGTACCAGCTTGTGCAGAGCAGCCGTGCCGCCCTGCTGCGTTATTGTGAAACCCTGCCGCCCGCGGCGCTTCTCCAACCCCTTCCGAGTTTTAACGACAGCAGCATGCGCGACCTGATGGTCCACATCGCCAACGCGTACCGTCACTGGCTGGAAAATTTCGGTTTGCATCAGGAACGCCCCTACTTCGACCCTGAGGCCTGCCAGACCGTAGAAGACCTGCGTGCCCTGTTCATGACCAGCGATCAGTTGGTCGACGAATTTATGCAGACGTACGAGGGGCGCTGGAGCGATGTCGTCATCAACACCATTCGGGGAAAGCGGCTGGAGATCACCCCGTTAACCCTCTTTACCCACGTCATCACGCACGAATTTCACCACAAGGGGCAGATTCTGTCGATGAGTCGGCAGTTGGGCTATACGCCGGTCGATACGGACGTGATTCGCTAG
- a CDS encoding tetratricopeptide repeat protein encodes MLSALVVACGGSDEPNSDAVRFFRRANTELKRREYKEALRLYDEAIHESGNFYEAFNNRGITYFELGDYERALQDYNQAILLNPDYGEAYYNRANTFIAMGRYAQSIQDLNRLTRTSYVDTARVYYARAMSYQSQDDYEAALTDFGRAVRLDSTYEEAYINRGLLQYRLKNYDMAERDFQKAIAINPEQDFAWNNLGMLKMAAADYKAAEEYFNRAIELNRRQAYYLNNRGFALLQQDSLEAGLADIERSLELDKRNGWAYRNRGIYYLRTEQPEEALKQFQRAVNLDQTVEKIYFYLGEAYRAVGNQQEACQAWRQSAARHEAEAEERLKELCL; translated from the coding sequence ATGCTTTCTGCTCTAGTAGTAGCCTGCGGAGGTAGTGATGAACCCAACAGCGACGCCGTGCGGTTTTTCCGGCGGGCGAATACCGAGCTGAAGCGTCGGGAATACAAAGAAGCCTTGCGGCTGTACGACGAAGCCATTCACGAATCGGGCAACTTCTACGAAGCGTTCAACAACCGGGGCATCACGTACTTCGAACTGGGCGATTACGAGCGGGCGCTGCAAGACTATAATCAAGCCATTCTGTTAAATCCGGATTACGGCGAGGCATACTACAACCGCGCGAACACGTTCATCGCCATGGGGCGCTATGCGCAATCCATTCAGGACCTGAACCGACTGACGCGCACCAGCTATGTCGATACGGCCCGTGTCTATTACGCCCGCGCCATGAGTTACCAGAGCCAGGACGATTATGAAGCGGCCCTGACCGATTTCGGGCGTGCGGTTCGTCTGGACTCGACCTACGAAGAAGCCTACATCAACCGGGGGCTGTTGCAGTACCGGCTGAAGAACTACGATATGGCCGAGCGCGATTTTCAGAAAGCCATTGCGATCAACCCGGAGCAGGACTTCGCCTGGAACAACCTCGGCATGTTGAAGATGGCCGCGGCCGACTACAAGGCCGCCGAAGAGTATTTTAACCGCGCCATCGAACTGAACCGTCGGCAGGCGTATTACCTCAACAACCGTGGCTTTGCGCTGTTGCAACAAGATTCGCTCGAAGCCGGGCTGGCCGACATCGAGCGGTCGCTGGAACTGGACAAGCGCAACGGCTGGGCCTACCGCAACCGCGGCATTTACTACCTCCGCACCGAACAGCCCGAAGAAGCCCTCAAGCAGTTTCAGCGGGCCGTCAACCTCGACCAGACCGTCGAGAAAATCTACTTCTACCTCGGGGAAGCGTACCGCGCCGTCGGAAACCAGCAGGAAGCGTGTCAGGCCTGGCGCCAGTCGGCCGCCCGTCACGAAGCCGAAGCCGAAGAGCGCCTGAAAGAACTCTGCCTCTAG
- a CDS encoding DUF4142 domain-containing protein, translated as MKKIVYVGALVGTLCWATACENNSRSDDSVENAEEMNEQAMDMGESEDEDMAEFMVEAANGGLMEVELGRIAAEKATNPQVKEFGQMMVDNHSKANDKLKTLASQKGITLPTSVGEEHQKEINRLTELSGEEFDREYVKLMVKDHKADIDEFQEATDEVEDPDVKAFASQTLPTLQRHLQRAEQIEDSIENQS; from the coding sequence ATGAAAAAGATCGTATATGTAGGCGCGCTGGTAGGGACCCTGTGTTGGGCGACCGCGTGCGAAAACAATAGCCGCAGTGACGATAGCGTCGAGAACGCAGAAGAGATGAACGAACAGGCCATGGACATGGGCGAATCCGAGGATGAAGACATGGCCGAATTTATGGTGGAAGCTGCCAACGGGGGCTTGATGGAGGTCGAATTGGGCCGCATTGCCGCAGAAAAAGCTACGAATCCGCAGGTGAAGGAATTTGGCCAGATGATGGTCGACAACCACTCCAAAGCCAACGACAAGCTGAAAACCCTGGCGAGTCAGAAGGGCATCACCCTGCCTACTTCGGTGGGTGAAGAGCACCAAAAGGAAATCAACCGCCTGACCGAATTGTCGGGCGAAGAATTTGACCGGGAGTACGTCAAGCTGATGGTGAAAGACCACAAAGCAGACATCGACGAGTTCCAGGAAGCCACCGACGAGGTGGAAGACCCGGACGTAAAGGCGTTTGCTTCCCAGACGTTGCCCACGTTGCAACGACACCTGCAACGCGCCGAGCAAATTGAAGACAGCATCGAAAATCAGTCGTAA
- a CDS encoding DUF1573 domain-containing protein — protein sequence MKKFAALVFLFLFGAVAAFAQENTVTTTDPNAPVITFKETKHDFGDIKQGDVVTYVFEFENTGKSPLILSQVQTTCGCTTPKWPREPIAPGTKSSITAQFNSTGKMGHQNKVITVISNASNSPARVSIVSNVLPKDDSATGSK from the coding sequence ATGAAAAAATTTGCTGCGTTGGTTTTTCTGTTTCTCTTCGGAGCAGTGGCCGCTTTCGCTCAAGAAAACACCGTTACCACAACCGATCCGAATGCGCCGGTAATCACGTTCAAAGAAACCAAACACGATTTTGGGGATATCAAGCAAGGAGACGTGGTGACGTATGTATTCGAGTTTGAGAATACAGGCAAGTCGCCGCTGATCCTGTCGCAAGTGCAGACGACCTGCGGTTGCACAACGCCGAAGTGGCCCCGCGAGCCCATCGCACCGGGTACCAAATCGTCGATCACCGCGCAGTTCAACAGCACCGGGAAAATGGGGCATCAGAACAAGGTCATCACCGTGATCTCGAACGCTTCCAATTCGCCGGCTCGCGTAAGCATCGTTTCAAACGTACTGCCGAAAGACGACTCGGCGACCGGTTCTAAATAA
- the ispE gene encoding 4-(cytidine 5'-diphospho)-2-C-methyl-D-erythritol kinase, producing MISFPNAKINLGLHVVRRRPDGFHDLTTGFYPIPWTDALEILPAEALHFSQSGLPIPGDPAQNLCLRAYRLLSDLRSLPPVQMHLHKVVPTGAGLGGGSADATFALKMLNDQFALQLTVEELERCAAQLGSDCAIFVRNQPMLAEGRGELLTPCAVDLKGWYIAVVHPGFAIATPEAFRAIQPAEPERPLSEVLAQPVETWRENLHNDFEAALFPAYPVLATLKNQLYEAGAVYAAMSGSGSAVFGLFRALPDLKQSFSESYTLWQGVL from the coding sequence ATGATTTCTTTCCCGAACGCTAAAATCAACCTGGGGCTGCATGTCGTGCGTCGTCGTCCGGACGGATTCCACGACCTGACCACCGGTTTTTACCCCATTCCCTGGACCGACGCGTTGGAAATTCTGCCGGCCGAAGCGCTGCACTTCAGCCAGTCGGGCCTGCCCATTCCCGGCGACCCGGCGCAAAACCTTTGTCTGCGGGCCTACCGGCTTTTGAGCGACCTGCGGAGCCTGCCGCCGGTGCAGATGCACCTCCACAAAGTAGTGCCGACCGGCGCGGGCCTGGGGGGCGGCTCGGCCGATGCCACCTTTGCGTTGAAAATGCTGAACGATCAGTTTGCGTTGCAGCTAACGGTGGAAGAACTGGAACGCTGCGCGGCGCAATTGGGCAGCGATTGTGCCATCTTCGTGCGTAACCAGCCCATGCTGGCCGAAGGGCGGGGGGAACTACTGACTCCCTGTGCCGTGGACCTGAAGGGGTGGTACATCGCGGTGGTACATCCGGGGTTTGCCATTGCTACGCCCGAAGCCTTCCGGGCCATCCAACCGGCTGAGCCTGAGCGACCTCTGTCGGAGGTTCTGGCACAACCGGTCGAAACGTGGCGCGAAAACTTACACAACGACTTCGAGGCGGCTCTTTTTCCGGCGTACCCGGTGCTGGCCACCCTCAAAAATCAACTCTACGAAGCGGGAGCGGTCTATGCCGCCATGTCGGGATCGGGGTCGGCGGTGTTCGGATTATTTCGGGCGTTGCCCGATTTAAAGCAATCTTTCTCAGAAAGTTACACTCTCTGGCAGGGGGTATTATAA
- a CDS encoding sugar transferase, with amino-acid sequence MRWYTSFLKPACDRLAALALLLLCLPLLLLCAGLLALSQRGPLLFVQPRTGRHGHLFRLVKFRTMCHAYELPGNLLSEAARITPVGRWMRYLSLDELPQLWNVLKGDMSLIGPRPLLPEYVPLYNTAQRRRLDVKPGITGLTQVRGRNALRWAHRFRYDTFYVEHISPGLDLQILMSTIFRLIFPGPLHSPEHGLSERFQGNLSADLAPSAP; translated from the coding sequence ATGCGTTGGTACACTTCTTTCCTGAAACCCGCCTGCGACCGGCTGGCCGCCCTGGCGCTTCTGCTGCTGTGCCTGCCGCTTCTGCTGCTGTGCGCGGGGCTGCTGGCCCTGAGCCAACGCGGTCCGCTCCTGTTTGTGCAACCCCGCACGGGTCGCCACGGCCACCTGTTCCGGCTGGTAAAGTTCCGGACCATGTGCCACGCCTACGAACTGCCGGGGAACCTGCTCTCCGAAGCGGCCCGCATCACCCCGGTCGGGCGCTGGATGCGTTACCTCTCGCTCGACGAACTGCCGCAGCTCTGGAACGTGCTGAAGGGTGACATGAGCCTGATTGGCCCCCGCCCGCTGTTGCCCGAATACGTCCCGCTCTACAACACCGCCCAACGCCGACGCCTCGACGTCAAACCCGGTATCACCGGCCTGACCCAGGTGCGCGGCCGCAACGCGTTACGCTGGGCGCATCGCTTCCGCTACGATACGTTTTACGTCGAACACATTTCGCCGGGGCTGGACCTGCAAATCCTGATGTCGACGATTTTTCGGCTGATTTTTCCGGGACCGTTGCACTCTCCAGAGCACGGCCTCTCGGAGCGTTTTCAGGGCAACCTGTCTGCCGACCTAGCCCCTTCTGCGCCATGA
- a CDS encoding acetyltransferase, which translates to MKVTEEILLYGAGGHARVVAECLHCQERRIVAVFDDNPEVKRFGKMDVHHQYQRDLFAEHAILIGVGDNRLRRQLASRVYHPFADAARHRSAVISCRAEVGKGSMVMHQSTIQTGAFLGQHVIVNTGAIVDHDCELEDFVHVGPGAVLCGNVSVGEGTLIGAGATVAPGVRIGFWAKIGAGAVVVRDIPDGVVVTGVPGRVIRKLETL; encoded by the coding sequence ATGAAGGTAACCGAAGAAATCTTGTTGTACGGCGCCGGCGGGCACGCGCGTGTCGTCGCCGAATGCCTGCATTGCCAGGAGCGGCGCATCGTCGCGGTGTTCGACGACAATCCGGAAGTCAAGCGTTTCGGCAAGATGGACGTCCACCACCAGTACCAGCGCGATCTTTTCGCCGAACACGCGATCCTGATCGGCGTGGGCGACAACCGCCTGCGGCGCCAGTTGGCATCTCGTGTCTACCACCCGTTTGCCGACGCGGCCCGTCACCGCTCGGCCGTAATCAGTTGCCGCGCCGAAGTGGGCAAGGGCAGCATGGTGATGCACCAGTCGACGATTCAGACGGGTGCCTTCCTGGGTCAGCACGTCATTGTCAACACCGGTGCCATTGTCGACCACGATTGCGAACTGGAGGACTTTGTGCACGTGGGTCCGGGCGCGGTGCTGTGTGGCAACGTCTCGGTCGGAGAAGGCACGTTGATCGGTGCCGGCGCCACCGTAGCACCGGGCGTACGCATCGGCTTTTGGGCCAAGATCGGGGCCGGGGCCGTAGTAGTCCGCGACATTCCCGACGGGGTGGTCGTGACCGGCGTGCCGGGCCGTGTGATTCGCAAACTGGAAACCCTCTGA
- a CDS encoding DegT/DnrJ/EryC1/StrS family aminotransferase — MPDRIFLSPPHRTGRESHYLQEALDSNWIAPVGPFLRRFEEGIEAYTGAPHAVALQSGTAALHLALRLLDVGPGDEVICPTFNFAGCVFPILYQGATPVFVDSGVSTWNICVKELQRTLEDRAAQGRRPKALIVVHLYGQAAKICELVDVASQWNVPVIEDAAEAFGATYEGQALGTFGDLGVYSFNGNKIITTSGGGALVTSRADWAERARKLATQARDDAPHYLHSELGYNYRLSNVSAALGCAQLEAIDDRIARRRAIFTQYQQALADCPGVAFSPELPGTRGIRWLTCLLLDPAQTSATPEGLRQALAADQIEARPLWYPMHRQPVFAAYPYYTTRHISDDLFRRGLCLPSGSALSEADLTRIVTIVRREIKG; from the coding sequence ATGCCTGACCGGATTTTTCTGTCACCTCCGCACCGTACCGGCCGGGAATCTCATTACTTGCAGGAAGCCCTCGACAGCAACTGGATTGCGCCGGTAGGCCCATTCTTACGCCGTTTTGAAGAAGGCATCGAAGCTTATACCGGTGCGCCTCACGCCGTCGCGCTCCAGTCGGGCACGGCAGCGCTGCACCTGGCCCTGCGCCTGCTGGACGTCGGCCCCGGCGACGAAGTGATCTGCCCGACGTTCAACTTTGCAGGATGCGTTTTTCCGATTCTCTACCAGGGTGCCACGCCCGTTTTCGTCGACAGTGGCGTATCGACCTGGAATATCTGTGTGAAGGAGCTACAACGTACGCTGGAAGATCGCGCGGCGCAGGGCCGCCGCCCCAAAGCCCTGATCGTCGTGCATTTGTACGGCCAGGCGGCCAAGATCTGCGAGCTGGTAGACGTGGCAAGTCAGTGGAATGTCCCCGTCATCGAAGACGCCGCAGAGGCGTTCGGCGCTACGTACGAAGGGCAGGCACTGGGCACCTTCGGGGACCTTGGCGTCTACTCTTTCAACGGCAATAAAATCATCACGACCTCGGGGGGTGGGGCACTGGTCACCTCACGTGCCGACTGGGCCGAACGCGCCCGGAAACTCGCTACCCAGGCGCGCGACGACGCACCGCATTACTTGCACTCTGAACTCGGCTACAATTACCGCCTCTCGAACGTCAGCGCTGCCCTCGGCTGCGCCCAACTGGAAGCAATCGACGACCGCATTGCCCGACGAAGGGCCATTTTTACCCAGTACCAACAGGCGCTGGCCGACTGCCCCGGCGTGGCCTTCAGTCCCGAGTTGCCCGGCACGCGCGGCATCCGCTGGCTCACGTGCCTGCTGCTCGATCCGGCACAGACTTCGGCAACCCCGGAGGGCCTTCGGCAGGCCTTGGCGGCCGATCAGATCGAGGCACGCCCCTTGTGGTACCCCATGCACCGTCAGCCCGTCTTTGCCGCGTATCCGTACTATACCACCCGCCACATCAGCGACGACCTATTCCGGCGGGGGTTGTGTCTGCCTTCAGGAAGCGCCCTCTCCGAAGCGGACCTGACGCGCATTGTAACGATTGTCCGTCGGGAGATCAAGGGTTGA
- a CDS encoding serine hydrolase domain-containing protein produces MQRFSLPTLFLLLFFVVVSPVQAQFATVKPAAAGFSPERLSRVDALLQDHVDRQQVAGVVTMVLRDGKAVHHKAFGQMDPEMNQAMRTDAIFRIASMSKAVTSIAVMMLYEEGRFQLNDPVYRFIPEFKDVTVAETAAEMPAGMPYYTVPAKRPITIRHLLTHTSGLTYGYGMAEETYREAGLVGWYFADKDETIGEAIRRMATLPLLAQPGDRYQYGYSTDVLGYLVEQVSGMPLDQFFAERIFKPLQMHDTYFYLPAEKANRLAPVYGLTDEGKLVKTEANDTTDYLHGPRKCFSGGAGLLSTASDYGRLLQMLLNGGTLDGVRLLGPKTVELMHQDHLGDKYPAYPGEGFGLGFWVLNDLGKYGELGTEGAYGWGSAYYPIYWIDPKERLIGIIMTQLRPTNGLALNRLFQRSVYQALVK; encoded by the coding sequence ATGCAACGTTTCTCCCTCCCCACCCTTTTTCTGTTACTCTTTTTCGTTGTTGTCTCCCCTGTTCAGGCCCAGTTCGCGACTGTCAAACCCGCAGCGGCCGGTTTCTCGCCGGAGCGGCTGAGCCGTGTCGATGCCCTGTTGCAGGATCACGTCGACCGTCAGCAAGTCGCCGGGGTGGTGACGATGGTGCTGCGCGACGGCAAAGCCGTGCATCACAAAGCGTTCGGGCAGATGGACCCGGAAATGAATCAGGCGATGCGCACGGACGCCATTTTCCGGATTGCCTCCATGTCGAAAGCCGTGACCAGCATCGCCGTCATGATGCTCTACGAAGAAGGCCGCTTCCAACTGAACGATCCGGTCTATCGGTTTATTCCTGAGTTTAAAGACGTAACTGTGGCGGAAACCGCCGCCGAGATGCCCGCCGGCATGCCGTATTACACCGTTCCGGCCAAACGTCCGATCACCATCCGGCACCTGCTGACGCACACCTCGGGGCTGACCTACGGCTACGGCATGGCCGAAGAGACCTACCGCGAAGCCGGGCTGGTGGGCTGGTACTTTGCCGACAAAGACGAAACCATTGGCGAGGCGATCCGACGTATGGCGACGCTCCCGCTGCTGGCGCAACCGGGCGACCGTTACCAGTATGGCTATTCGACGGATGTGCTGGGGTATCTGGTAGAGCAGGTCTCCGGAATGCCCCTCGATCAGTTTTTCGCCGAACGGATATTCAAGCCGCTGCAGATGCACGACACCTACTTTTACCTACCGGCCGAAAAGGCGAACCGCTTGGCGCCGGTCTACGGTCTGACCGACGAAGGCAAGCTGGTCAAAACCGAAGCCAACGACACCACCGACTACCTTCACGGACCGCGCAAGTGTTTTTCGGGAGGGGCGGGACTCCTCTCGACGGCATCCGACTACGGCCGGTTGTTGCAGATGCTGCTCAACGGCGGCACGTTGGACGGCGTGCGCCTCCTCGGCCCTAAAACCGTGGAACTGATGCATCAGGATCATCTGGGGGACAAGTACCCCGCCTATCCGGGCGAAGGCTTCGGCCTGGGATTCTGGGTACTGAACGACCTGGGGAAGTACGGAGAACTGGGCACCGAGGGGGCTTACGGCTGGGGCAGCGCCTATTATCCGATTTACTGGATCGACCCGAAAGAACGCCTGATCGGCATCATCATGACGCAACTGCGCCCCACAAACGGACTGGCCCTCAACCGGCTGTTTCAACGCTCGGTTTACCAGGCGCTGGTCAAGTAG